The following proteins are encoded in a genomic region of Mycolicibacterium rutilum:
- the recR gene encoding recombination mediator RecR, whose translation MFEGPVQDLIDELGKLPGIGPKSAQRIAFHLLSVEPPDIDRLTAVLNKVRDGVKFCAVCGNVSDDDRCRICSDPRRDASLVCVVEEPKDVQAVERTREFRGRYHVLGGALDPLSGVGPEQLRIRELLNRIGERVDGVDVAEVIIATDPNTEGEATATYLVRMLRDIPGLTVTRIASGLPMGGDLEFADELTLGRALAGRRAMA comes from the coding sequence TTGTTCGAGGGACCTGTCCAGGATCTGATCGACGAGCTCGGCAAGCTGCCCGGTATCGGGCCCAAGAGCGCGCAGCGGATCGCCTTTCACCTGCTGTCGGTGGAGCCGCCCGACATCGACCGGCTGACCGCCGTGCTGAACAAGGTGCGCGACGGTGTGAAGTTCTGCGCGGTGTGCGGCAACGTCTCCGACGACGACCGCTGCCGCATCTGCTCCGACCCGCGCCGCGACGCGTCGCTGGTGTGCGTCGTCGAGGAACCCAAGGACGTGCAGGCCGTCGAGCGCACCCGCGAGTTCCGCGGCCGCTATCACGTGCTCGGCGGCGCGCTGGACCCGCTGTCGGGGGTCGGGCCTGAACAACTGCGAATTCGGGAGCTGCTCAACAGGATCGGCGAGCGGGTCGACGGGGTCGACGTCGCCGAGGTGATCATCGCGACCGATCCGAACACCGAGGGCGAGGCCACCGCCACGTACCTGGTGCGCATGCTGCGCGACATCCCGGGGCTGACCGTGACGCGGATCGCCTCCGGTCTGCCGATGGGCGGCGACCTGGAGTTCGCCGACGAACTGACGCTGGGCCGCGCGCTTGCGGGCCGGCGCGCGATGGCCTGA
- a CDS encoding SRPBCC family protein has translation MAQVSASSTVTIDAPPETVLAAVADYATVRPKILSSHYSDYKVFEGGQGAGTVAGWKLQATKSRVRDVKATVDVAGHTVIEKDANSSMITNWTVAPAGPGSTVTVKTSWQGAGGIGGFFEKTFAPLGLRKIQAEVLNNLKTQVESA, from the coding sequence ATGGCACAGGTCAGCGCATCCAGCACCGTCACGATCGACGCGCCGCCGGAGACCGTGCTGGCGGCCGTCGCCGACTACGCGACCGTGCGCCCGAAGATCCTGTCGTCGCACTACAGCGACTACAAGGTGTTCGAAGGCGGCCAGGGCGCGGGCACCGTCGCCGGCTGGAAGCTGCAGGCGACCAAGTCGCGGGTGCGCGACGTCAAGGCGACCGTCGATGTGGCGGGTCACACGGTCATCGAGAAGGACGCGAACTCGTCGATGATCACGAACTGGACCGTCGCGCCCGCCGGTCCGGGGTCGACGGTCACGGTGAAGACGTCCTGGCAGGGCGCCGGCGGGATCGGCGGGTTCTTCGAGAAGACGTTCGCCCCGCTCGGGCTGCGCAAGATCCAGGCCGAGGTGCTCAACAACCTCAAGACGCAGGTCGAAAGCGCCTAA
- a CDS encoding DUF559 domain-containing protein codes for MTEIFIGSEALASGRVTRHELKRCYRPVFRGVYAPDGVELSLRDRAIAAWLASRRRGVVAGVAASALHGAPWVDPSQPIELVGVRMRPQPGLIPRGDAVGSDEITTIGGLPVTSRVRTAFDMGRRLQRAEALARLDALMWNQRYDVDEVAQLGQRHPKAPGLARLYELLPLVDGGAASIPESRVRLWLHDAGLPSVETQIPVVVGSRPVAWLDMGWRDYQVAVEYDGDHHRKNRQQYVKDIARLRMLEALGWIVIRVIVEDSPDDVIARVEAALIARGCNLDFDDMQRFKRSLVA; via the coding sequence ATGACTGAGATCTTCATCGGCAGTGAGGCGCTCGCCTCGGGACGCGTGACCCGCCACGAACTGAAGCGGTGCTACCGGCCGGTCTTCCGCGGAGTCTATGCCCCTGATGGGGTGGAATTGTCGCTGCGGGATCGGGCGATCGCGGCATGGTTGGCGTCACGGCGCAGGGGCGTGGTCGCGGGAGTTGCGGCATCCGCTCTGCACGGCGCTCCGTGGGTCGATCCGTCGCAGCCGATCGAACTCGTCGGCGTGCGCATGCGTCCGCAGCCGGGCCTCATTCCCCGCGGTGATGCGGTCGGCAGCGACGAGATCACCACGATCGGCGGGCTGCCGGTGACGTCGCGCGTCCGAACCGCGTTCGACATGGGTCGCCGGCTGCAACGCGCGGAGGCGTTAGCCCGGCTGGACGCGCTCATGTGGAATCAGCGCTACGACGTCGACGAGGTTGCGCAACTCGGTCAGCGGCACCCGAAAGCCCCCGGCTTGGCGCGTCTGTACGAGTTGCTTCCGCTCGTCGACGGCGGCGCCGCCTCCATACCGGAATCTCGAGTTCGACTGTGGTTGCACGACGCCGGTCTACCGTCTGTGGAAACCCAGATCCCCGTCGTCGTCGGCAGTCGGCCGGTCGCTTGGCTGGACATGGGATGGCGGGATTATCAGGTCGCCGTCGAGTACGACGGTGATCACCACCGCAAGAACCGGCAGCAGTACGTCAAGGACATCGCGAGACTGCGAATGTTGGAGGCGCTCGGGTGGATCGTCATCCGGGTGATCGTCGAGGACAGCCCCGACGATGTGATCGCTCGGGTCGAGGCGGCACTGATCGCGCGCGGGTGCAATCTCGATTTCGACGACATGCAGCGGTTCAAGCGGAGTCTCGTCGCCTAG
- a CDS encoding YbaB/EbfC family nucleoid-associated protein, with amino-acid sequence MQPGGQPDMSALLAQAQQVQQQLMEAQEALANAEVHGQAGGGLVQVTMKGSGEVVAVSIDPKVVDPDDVETLQDLVVGAIGDAAKQVTILAHDRLGPLASGMGNLGLPGM; translated from the coding sequence ATGCAACCCGGAGGCCAACCCGACATGTCCGCGCTGCTCGCTCAGGCGCAGCAGGTTCAGCAGCAACTGATGGAGGCGCAGGAGGCGCTGGCCAACGCCGAGGTGCACGGCCAGGCCGGCGGCGGCCTGGTGCAGGTGACCATGAAGGGCAGCGGTGAGGTGGTCGCGGTGTCGATCGACCCCAAGGTCGTCGACCCCGACGACGTCGAGACGCTGCAGGATCTGGTGGTCGGCGCGATCGGCGACGCCGCCAAGCAGGTCACCATCCTGGCCCACGACCGGCTCGGCCCGCTGGCCAGCGGCATGGGCAATCTCGGTCTGCCGGGAATGTAA
- a CDS encoding type 1 glutamine amidotransferase yields MAESTVRIGLVLPDVMGTYGDGGNSLVLRQRLRLRGIDAEVVEITLDDPVPAELDLYTLGGAEDYAQRLATKHLLRYPGLQQAAGRGAPVLAICAAIQVLGHWYETSSRERVDGVGLLDVTTSPQEERTIGEVVSEPLLPGLSERLTGFENHRGGTILGADAAPLAKVVSGAGNRAGDGFDGAVQGSVVATYLHGPCLARNPQLADHLLGQVVGELAPLPLDEVDLLRRERLAAPRRV; encoded by the coding sequence GGCGACGGCGGCAACTCGCTGGTGTTGCGGCAACGGTTGCGGCTGAGGGGAATCGACGCCGAGGTCGTCGAGATCACGCTCGACGACCCGGTGCCCGCCGAGCTCGATCTGTACACGCTCGGCGGCGCGGAGGACTACGCGCAGCGGCTGGCGACCAAGCACCTGCTGCGGTATCCGGGACTGCAGCAGGCGGCGGGCCGCGGCGCGCCGGTGCTGGCGATCTGCGCCGCCATCCAGGTGCTCGGCCACTGGTACGAGACGTCGTCGCGGGAACGCGTCGACGGGGTGGGGCTGCTCGACGTCACGACCTCGCCGCAGGAGGAGCGCACGATCGGCGAGGTGGTGTCCGAGCCGCTGCTGCCCGGACTGTCCGAACGGCTGACCGGTTTCGAAAACCACCGCGGCGGAACGATTCTCGGTGCTGACGCGGCACCGCTGGCCAAGGTCGTCAGCGGCGCGGGCAACCGGGCGGGCGACGGGTTCGACGGCGCGGTGCAGGGCAGCGTCGTCGCGACCTATCTGCACGGCCCGTGCCTGGCCCGCAATCCGCAGCTGGCCGACCACCTGTTGGGCCAGGTCGTCGGGGAACTGGCGCCGCTGCCGCTCGACGAGGTGGACCTGCTGCGCCGCGAACGCCTGGCCGCCCCGCGCCGGGTCTGA
- a CDS encoding FAD-binding oxidoreductase — MSVARTDARAVQAAGVQRLVDSYRAIPPDATVRLAKPTSNLFRARAATSGKGLDVSGLTGVLAVDPEARTADVAGMCTYEDLVAATLPYALSPLVVPQLKTITLGGAVTGLGIESASFRNGLPHESVLEMDILTGTGEVLTASRDQHPDLFRAFPNSYGTLGYSVRLKIELEPVKPFVALRHLRFRDLDELVATMDRIVDTGGYDGTRVDYLDGVVFSADESYLTLGIQTATPGPVSDYTGQQIYYRSIQHDGENEKHDRLTIHDYLWRWDTDWFWCSRAFGAQDPRIRRWWPRRLRRSSFYWKLIAYDQRFNIADRIEIRNGRPPRERVVQDIEVPIARVPEFLHWFLDNVPIEPIWLCPLRLRDNNGWPLYPIRPDHTYVNVGFWSSVPVGPDWPAEQGYTNRLIEAKVSELDGHKSLYSDAYYGRDEFDQLYGGEIYKTVKKAYDPDSRLLDLYAKAVQRR, encoded by the coding sequence GTGTCTGTTGCCCGAACCGACGCACGTGCTGTTCAGGCCGCGGGCGTACAGCGGCTCGTGGACAGTTACCGTGCGATACCGCCGGATGCCACCGTCCGCCTGGCCAAACCGACCTCCAACCTGTTCCGCGCCCGCGCCGCGACCAGCGGCAAGGGCCTGGACGTCTCCGGGTTGACCGGGGTGCTGGCCGTCGACCCGGAGGCACGCACCGCCGACGTCGCCGGGATGTGCACCTACGAGGACCTGGTCGCCGCGACGCTGCCGTACGCGCTGAGCCCGCTGGTGGTGCCGCAGCTCAAGACGATCACGCTGGGCGGCGCCGTCACCGGACTGGGCATCGAGTCGGCCTCGTTCCGCAACGGGCTGCCGCACGAGTCGGTGCTGGAGATGGACATCCTCACCGGCACCGGCGAGGTGCTCACCGCGTCGCGTGACCAGCACCCCGACCTGTTCCGGGCGTTTCCCAATTCCTATGGCACGCTGGGCTACTCGGTCCGGCTGAAGATCGAGCTGGAACCGGTGAAGCCGTTTGTGGCGCTGCGCCACCTGCGTTTCCGCGATCTCGACGAACTCGTCGCGACGATGGACCGCATCGTGGACACAGGCGGGTACGACGGCACCCGCGTCGACTACCTCGACGGCGTGGTGTTCTCCGCCGACGAGAGCTACCTGACGCTCGGAATCCAGACCGCGACACCAGGACCCGTCAGCGACTACACCGGCCAGCAGATCTACTACCGCTCGATCCAGCACGACGGCGAGAACGAGAAGCACGACCGGCTCACCATTCACGACTACCTGTGGCGCTGGGACACCGACTGGTTCTGGTGTTCGCGCGCGTTCGGCGCGCAAGACCCGCGCATCCGGCGGTGGTGGCCACGGCGCCTGCGGCGCAGCAGCTTCTACTGGAAACTCATCGCCTACGACCAGCGCTTCAACATCGCCGACCGCATCGAGATCCGCAACGGCCGGCCGCCCCGCGAGCGCGTCGTGCAGGACATCGAGGTGCCGATCGCGCGGGTCCCCGAGTTCCTGCACTGGTTCCTCGACAACGTGCCGATCGAACCGATCTGGTTGTGCCCGTTGCGGCTTCGCGACAACAACGGCTGGCCGCTGTATCCGATCCGGCCCGACCACACCTACGTCAACGTCGGCTTCTGGTCGTCGGTGCCCGTCGGCCCCGACTGGCCGGCCGAGCAGGGCTACACCAACCGGCTCATCGAGGCCAAGGTCAGCGAACTCGACGGCCACAAATCGCTGTACTCCGACGCGTACTACGGCCGCGACGAGTTCGACCAGCTCTACGGAGGCGAAATCTACAAAACCGTAAAAAAGGCCTACGATCCAGATTCACGGCTTCTCGACCTGTATGCGAAGGCGGTGCAACGACGATGA
- a CDS encoding Rv3717 family N-acetylmuramoyl-L-alanine amidase, whose product MLARLRVGHFLVAGLLVVASTLVVPATEAGAAPNSIAGKIVFLDPGHNGANDASISRQVPTGRGGTKDCQASGTSTEDGFPEHTFAWDTTLRIRQALTNLGVRTAMSRGDDTGPGPCVDERAALANSVRPNAIVSIHADGGPPTGRGFHVLYSSPPLNDAQAGPAPRFAAIMRDQLQASGFVPSTYIGSGGLNPRSDIAGLNLAQYPSILVELGNMKNPVDSALMKTPEGRQKYADAVVRGIAGFLGAS is encoded by the coding sequence GTGCTCGCCCGCCTGCGTGTCGGCCATTTCCTGGTCGCCGGTCTGCTCGTCGTCGCCTCGACCCTCGTCGTCCCCGCGACAGAAGCCGGGGCCGCGCCGAACAGCATCGCGGGCAAGATCGTGTTCCTCGATCCCGGCCACAACGGCGCCAACGACGCCTCGATCAGTAGGCAGGTACCGACCGGCCGCGGCGGCACCAAGGACTGCCAGGCCAGCGGCACCTCCACCGAGGACGGCTTCCCCGAACACACCTTCGCCTGGGACACCACGCTGCGGATCCGGCAGGCGCTGACCAATCTGGGCGTGCGCACCGCGATGTCGCGCGGCGACGACACCGGGCCCGGCCCCTGCGTCGACGAGCGCGCGGCGCTGGCCAACTCGGTGCGCCCCAACGCGATCGTCAGCATCCACGCCGACGGCGGTCCGCCGACCGGGCGCGGCTTCCACGTGCTGTACTCCTCGCCGCCGCTGAACGACGCGCAGGCCGGGCCCGCACCGCGGTTCGCCGCGATCATGCGCGACCAGTTGCAGGCCTCCGGGTTCGTGCCGTCGACCTACATCGGGTCGGGCGGGCTCAACCCGCGCTCGGACATCGCCGGGCTCAACCTCGCCCAGTACCCGTCGATCCTCGTCGAGTTGGGCAACATGAAGAACCCGGTGGACTCCGCGCTGATGAAGACGCCCGAGGGCAGGCAGAAGTACGCCGACGCGGTCGTGCGCGGGATCGCCGGTTTCCTGGGCGCCAGTTAG